Proteins found in one Plasmodium malariae genome assembly, chromosome: 13 genomic segment:
- the PmUG01_13066000 gene encoding fam-l protein gives MEQSIKLLFFTTISPFIILSWTCHFYNDMSTFNKYLNENFNPYEKKDIKTYRLLGKCKQDHISSIVGLKSVIPNNARKDKKNISNSQKEDKYKYVQLDERSLNSMGHQKQAKKNKSYIFETKDYSYLEKKIFKELDFFDFLKNNRTISDNLYKKVVRKKCQLRIFTPVILLILLLISLILDFFLNCGLKRGLFALLKFSLGDGPLNKLYTFLKTYFDSFFKIDIENNKILRITPFFYFLIYFSSFVILGITLILGVLYYHKKVKKYEKIKYKKR, from the exons atggaaCAAAGTATTaagttacttttttttactacAATTTCTccctttataattttaagttGGACATGCCATTTTTACAATGATATG AgtacttttaataaatatttaaatgaaaattttaatccctacgaaaaaaaagatataaaaactTATCGATTACTAGGAAAATGTAAACAGGATCATATATCTAGTATTGTAGGATTAAAAAGTGTTATACCAAATAACGCACGTAAAgacaaaaagaatataagTAATAGCCAAAAAGaggataaatataaatatgtacaattaGATGAAAGGTCGTTGAATAGTATGGGACACCAGAAACAAGCTAAGAAAAacaaatcatatatatttgaaacaaaagACTATTCTtatcttgaaaaaaaaatattcaaagaactagatttttttgattttcttaaaaacaacAGAACGATTAGTGACAATCTGTACAAAAAAGTGGTACGAAAAAAATGCCAATTACGCATTTTTACACCTGTAATATTGTTAATTCTGTTATTAATATCACTCATATTAGATTTTTTCCTTAACTGCGGCCTCAAAAGGGGATTATTTgctttgttaaaattttcattaggTGATGGACCACtgaataaattatacacATTTTTGAAGACATATTTCGATTCGTTTTTCAAGATTGATATAGagaataacaaaattttacGTATAACgccctttttttattttctaatataCTTCTCGTCGTTCGTTATATTGGGTATTACGTTAATATTAGGTGTTCTTTActaccataaaaaagttaaaaaatatgaaaaaattaaatataagaaaagataa
- the PmUG01_13066400 gene encoding STP1 protein: MENCFHSNVYGLGSSAGSYLTHRKFRNIREHINRKTAYLRTETNRENFRKECLELADYLINEKSAPQYVHQGTWEEGLKKWLYSSYKGLTKYGGCPMILEETDKNVLQLAHDADDFCEKKKIYMEGLKQFKQGNSNLYKCRGDLECTRQCTEYKTWFEDRKKYFGSQRNYVRDNYKCIKTKKRFPTSTCDILNPQIFRNIPKCSELKTTTFKVEETKTDEKDSQKQLLKTKEELFTSQDQPSPEAQPSPEAQLSPEVQLSPEAQTAHKSQPTQEIQPQNEPDLEVEKISKYKDQTVETEVYNNRDAQDTQPGISVHTEISNLLNTETQDQLKLKSSVPLVSTDLYSTQTIPFHQGQKPTLNSPSSTISLENLEIIYYIKQFVVKLQYSIFEMFKKKKKNIRRQVKFLRLLVPSLSKDKNKHLTDDHLEHPIYDENEIIKKIKINEITKNINSSKKKKHRSKTIIEVHMEVIKECKNKEWENDKEAFLEICIDELAKDYYRTNPNLTDDDLIKENIKSSNDIKKQNIQWNKWIERYRNISEKLKKENWFNNLKNEWKKENAYIQDMQKLKKKASNENHYVPFLEIEKDLWKQWISKKGIIIVQYLEQDAFKKLGEYFHSMSDEYLNEDNKNYVSLKNIEELQHKENYEVLYKYIKTKLLTKLCILVLMSILEECKKEMNFESMESYLDSSINESKMEEYSDKKQEIIENTIEYNRNNLENTRNEEFHTHIGNDSFRNEIIDWIREDDIYANSIVYDGTMEKSDEIAEKQFL; the protein is encoded by the exons ATGGAAAATTGTTTTCATTCG aATGTTTATGGATTAGGTAGCTCCGCAGGATCATATCTGACCCACCGgaaatttagaaatattagagaacatattaatagaaaaacagCTTACTTAAGGACAGAGACAAATAGAGAAAATTTTAGAAAAGAATGCTTAGAATTGGCTGATTATCTAATTAATGAAAAGTCCGCGCCACAATACGTTCATCAAGGTACATGGGAAGAAGGACTTAAGAAATGGCTTTATTCTAGCTATAAAGGTTTAACTAAATATGGAGGATGCCCTATGATTTTGGAAGAGACtgataaaaatgttttgCAATTAGCACATGATGCAGACGatttttgtgaaaaaaaaaaaatatatatggaagGGCTGAAACAGTTTAAACAAGGGAATAGtaacttatataaatgtagagGTGATTTGGAATGTACAAGACAATGTACCGAATACAAAACATGGTTTGAAGACAGAAAGAAGTATTTTGGGAGTCAAAGAAACTACGTTAGGGACAATTACAAAtgtattaaaacaaaaaaacgaTTTCCAACAAGCACCTGTGACATACTTAATCCTCAAATATTTAGAAACATTCCTAAATGCTCAGAATTGAAAACAACTACATTTAAAGTAGAAGAAACTAAAACAGATGAGAAAGATTCACAAAAACAACTTTTAAAGACAAAAGAAGAATTATTCACATCGCAAGATCAACCTTCACCCGAAGCTCAACCTTCACCCGAAGCTCAACTTTCACCCGAAGTTCAACTTTCACCCGAAGCTCAAACTGCTCACAAATCTCAACCCACACAAGAAATTCAACCTCAAAACGAACCTGATCTTGAAgttgaaaaaatatcaaaatataaagatcAAACTGTAGAGACTGAagtttataataatagagATGCACAAGATACTCAACCTGGAATATCAGTACACACTGAAATATCCAATTTGTTAAATACAGAAACACAAGATCAGTTAAAATTGAAATCTTCAGTACCACTAGTATCAACCGATCTCTATAGCACTCAGACTATTCCATTTCATCAAGGACAAAAACCTACCTTAAATTCTCCCTCTTCAACTATATCCCTTGAAAATTTAG aaattatatattatataaaacaatttgTTGTTAAATTACAGTACTCAATATTtgaaatgtttaaaaaaaaaaaaaaaaacataagaaGACAAGTGAAATTTCTGAGATTACTAGTACCTTCATTGtctaaagataaaaataaacatttaacAGATGATCATTTAGAACACCCAATATATGATGAGAAtgaaatcataaaaaaaattaaaataaatgaaattacaaaaaatataaactcttcaaagaaaaaaaaacataggTCGAAAACTATAATAGAAGTACATATGGAAGTAATTAAAGAatgcaaaaataaagaatggGAAAACGACAAAGAAGCGTTCTTAGAAATATGTATAGATGAATTAGCAAAAGATTATTATAGAACCAATCCTAACTTAACAGATGATGAtctaataaaagaaaatattaaaagtagcaatgatattaaaaaacaaaatattcaatggaataaatggatagaaagatatagaaatatttctgaaaaattgaaaaaagaaaactggtttaataatttaaaaaatgaatggaaaaaagaaaacgcTTACATACAAGatatgcaaaaattaaaaaagaaagctTCTAATGAAAATCATTATGTTCCATTtttagaaatagaaaaagatcTATGGAAACAGTGGATATCTAAAAAGGGTATTATTATAGTACAATATTTGGAACAGGATGCCTTTAAAAAATTGGGAGAATATTTTCACAGTATGTCAgatgaatatttaaatgaagataataaaaattatgtatcactaaaaaatatagaagaatTGCAGCacaaagaaaattatgaagtattatataaatatataaaaacaaaattattaacaaaactCTGTATTCTAGTGCTTATGTCGATATTAGAAGAATGTAAAAAGGAGATGAACTTTGAAAGTATGGAATCATATTTAGATAGTTCCATAAATGAATCGAAGATGGAAGAATATTCAgataaaaaacaagaaattatagaaaatacAATAGAATATAACagaaataatttagaaaatacaCGAAATGAAGAATTCCATACTCACATAGGGAATGACAGTTTCAGGAATGAGATAATAGACTGGATAAGAGAAGATGACATATATGCAAATTCTATAGTTTATGATGGGACAATGGAAAAATCCGATGAAATAGCAGAAAAAcagtttttataa
- the PmUG01_13066600 gene encoding fam-l protein, translating into MLYLYIKISTLILLPWMFHFYNNVSSLNKYYNEKCNLRRKLNTRNYRLLEENKQNKDTFIVNFKEVMPHKGVKQKGCLSNNKNRINRKQKQLCRSSLYTEKYSKNVEKYKCCTPKTKKYCEYEKKIFKKLDYKDYVKNIKIIDDKEYKKLSCKKRRIRITLLLLFFLVLIFPILDLSLEKLECGGLLGLLGLLYPTKTEASSPGGMIVHGIDGLLIKWFSINDWGASKAISTLNVLIYCIPFLIFIVIFILGMIYYYKKVIKYENIKFKKKIK; encoded by the exons atgtTGTACTTGTATATCAAAATATCAACGCTTATACTTTTACCTTGGATGTTTCACTTTTACAATAACGtg AGCTcgctaaataaatattataatgaaaaatgcaatcttagaagaaaattaaatacaagAAATTATCGTTTATTAGAAGAAAATAAGCAGAATAAGGATACGtttattgtaaattttaaagaagtAATGCCACATAAAGGAGTGAAACAAAAAGGATGTttatctaataataaaaacaggATAAACAGAAAACAGAAACAGTTATGTAGAAGTTCATTATATACTGAAAAGTACAGTAAAAATGTtgagaaatataaatgttgTACAcctaaaacaaaaaaatattgcgaatatgaaaaaaaaatatttaaaaaacttgATTATAAGGATTACGTTAAAAACATCAAGATAATTGAtgataaagaatataaaaagttatcTTGTAAAAAACGAAGAATACGAATTACTTtacttttgttatttttcttaGTATTGATATTCCCCATATTAGACCTTTCATTAGAGAAATTGGAATGTGGTGGCTTGCTGGGATTACTAGGCTTGTTATACCCAACTAAAACAGAAGCTAGTTCTCCAGGAGGAATGATTGTACATGGAATAGATGGGCTTTTAATTAAATGGTTCAGCATTAATGACTGGGGAGCATCAAAAGCTATATCTACATTAAACGTCTTGATTTATTGCATACCTTtccttatatttattgtcatatttatattagggATGATTTACTACtacaaaaaagttataaaatatgaaaatatcaagttcaaaaaaaagattaaataa
- the PmUG01_13066500 gene encoding Plasmodium exported protein, unknown function: protein MKENIKFIYFIKIFMYSLLIWAFHFYSDKSSFNKILCEKYGSGKKLYERIYRLLEKGDKGIFSNVGDLELKIPYNKKKKNKHLFTIENEKRDEEKKEKLYRSALIKEKLIKRLMKNKCTMLHKSYNHYEKKIMNGLDDKDFFRKIMLINDKDYKRLKRKKYRLRLCILLLLFLSLLIIPILDLSIDNILMALFTLLDKGTSAGQGASSALPGATPNTSWSIYFSNNPSALYKAQSILMHCVPIILMGLILIIGIFYCYKNVIKHKKIKYLEAFNEW from the exons ATgaaggaaaatattaagtttatctatttcatcaaaatttttatgtatagcCTTTTAATTTGGGCGTTTCATTTTTACAGTGACAAG agcagttttaacaaaattttgtGTGAGAAATATGGCTCTGgtaaaaaattgtatgaaCGAATTTATCGATTATTAGAAAAAGGTGATAAGggtattttttcaaatgttGGAGATTTAGAATTAAAGATaccatataataaaaagaaaaagaacaaacatttatttacaattgaaaatgaaaaacgggatgaagaaaaaaaagaaaaattatatagaagTGCATTaattaaggaaaaattaattaagagacttatgaaaaataaatgtacaatGTTACATAAATCATATAatcattatgaaaaaaaaataatgaatggaCTTGATGATAAAGacttttttagaaaaataatgttaattaATGATAAGGATTATAAAAGGttaaaacgtaaaaaatacAGATTACGACTTTGTATACTTTTATTACTGTTCTTGTCACTATTAATAATACCTATATTAGATTTATCTATTGATAACATATTGATGGCATTATTTACGTTATTAGATAAAGGTACGTCAGCTGGTCAGGGGGCTTCGAGTGCACTCCCTGGAGCTACACCGAACACTTCATGGTCCATTTATTTTTCGAATAATCCTTCAGCATTATACAAAGCCCAAAGTATTCTAATGCATTGTGTACCTATCATATTAATGGGTCTTATACTTATAATaggaattttttattgttacaaaaatgttataaaacataaaaaaattaagtactTGGAAGCATTCAATGAATGGTAA
- the PmUG01_13066200 gene encoding Plasmodium exported protein, unknown function, pseudogene gives MEEKIKLLFYFKIITLLLLIWICNFYNYMVIQNKYLDKGNYIDEKVWTRTNRLLAKHKYGKCSNIVWIKHEIPYNGEYEKKDMSNNEKVSTGKYKLLNECSLNNKRDYGKSGRSKSSARNARNSYFGKRMLDKIYYKNKLRAAINSDFNFLRKDISQKVVMLTVLYSFTIIFALLIFILRYIFLKKGEQFGISNSLNIHSTSIALLVIAIIVIPVMIYIGKKMLCNVKYIYKKCEINNTAYPSFSKVLFL, from the exons atggaagaaaaaattaagttactcttttattttaaaataatcacACTGCTGCTTTTAATTTggatatgtaatttttacaattatatg gttatccaaaataaatatttggatAAGGGGAACTATATAGATGAAAAAGTATGGACAAGAACTAATCGTTTACTAGCAAAGCATAAGTATGGAAAGTGTTCAAATATTGTATGGATAAAACACGAAATTCCATATAATGGAGAATACGAAAAGAAAGATATgtctaataatgaaaaagtatctacaggaaaatataaacttCTAAACGAatgttcattaaataataagagAGACTACGGGAAATCTGGGAGAAGTAAGTCTTCTGCTAGAAACGCAAGAAATTCATATTTTGGAAAAAGAATGTtagataaaatatactataaaaataagttgaGGGCTGCTATAAATTCAGATTTTAACTTTTTGAGAAAGGATATATCACAAAAAGTAGTGATGCTTACTGTTTTATATAGctttacaataatatttgcattactaatatttattttaagatatatatttttaaagaaaggTGAACAATTTGGAATATCAAATagtttaaatatacatagcACAAGTATAGCTTTATTGGTAATCGCGATTATAGTTATACCAGTAATGATTTATATCGgcaaaaaaatgttatgtaatgtaaagtatatatataaaaagtgtGAAATAAATAACACAGCATATCCTTCTTTCAGTAAAGTACTTTTTTTGTAA